The Mangrovimonas cancribranchiae nucleotide sequence GAACTTGGTTTCTAAATAACACATAAGTTTAATAAAACATTTAAAAGCTGCTTATCTATTAAGCAGCTTTTTTATTTTTGTAACATGAGCAACAAACCTATTGGTATTTTCGATTCTGGCGTTGGCGGCACTTCTATTTGGAAAGAACTTCATTCCCTATTACCTTATGAGAATACCATTTATCTTGCCGATAGCAAAAATGCCCCTTATGGCCTAAAAGGCAAATACAACATCATTAAATTAAGCATAAAAAATGTAGAGCTTCTACTAGAAAAAGACTGTAAGCTTATTGTCGTGGCATGTAATACAGCGACTACAAATGCTATTAAAGTATTACGAAAAAATTACGATATACCTTTCATAGGAATCGAACCCGCAATAAAACCAGCGGCTTTGCAAACCAAAAACAAAGCTATTGGTATTTTAGCAACCAAAGGAACTCTAAGTAGTGATTTATTTCATAATACCGCTGCTCTTTATAGCAATGGTATTACTATTGTAGAACAAAATGGCAATGGCATTGTAGAGCTAATTGAACATGGTAAATTAGATTCTCCAGAAATGAGAAGTCTCCTTAAAGAGTATCTTTCTCCTATGATAAAAGCCAATATTGATTATTTGGTTTTAGGATGCACACATTATCCATATTTAATGCCTTTGTTATTAGAGCTTCTCCCTCAATCAATAAAAATAATAGATTCTGGTGAAGCTGTGGCCAAACAAACAAAAGCGATATTAGCACAACATAACCTATTGAATAATGCTACTGCTAAACCAAAAAACAAATTTTATACTAATAGCAACCCAATAGTGATGCAAACACTATTAAATGAAAATTTTAACGCTGAATATTTAGACTTTTAATCTTCTTTAAACCAACTAGAATACTTTACATAATTATTGGCTATCCTATCTATCTCACCAGAGATTAACTCTTCGCTAATATCTTTTACTTTCCTAGCTGGAACTCCTGCATAAATACTTCCGGCCTCTACTCTAGTGTTTTGTGTTACAACAGCTCCAGCTGCAATAATGCTATTACTTTCTACAACACAATCATCCATAACAATACTACCCATTCCTATTAAAACATTGTCGTGTATTGTACAGCCATGCACAATAGCATTATGGCCAATAGAAACATTATTGCCAATAGTGGTTGGTGATTTTTGGTAAGTAGCATGAATAACCGCACCATCTTGAATATTGACTTTATTGCCTATTTTTATATAATGAACATCGCCTCTAATTACAGCGTTAAACCAAATACTACATTCATTCCCTAAAGAAACTTCGCCTAACACAGTAGCATTTTCTGCCACGAAACAGTCATTTGGTATTTGAGGATGCTTATTGTTTACAGGTTTTATTACAGGCATAGATTTTTATTTAAAGTAAAACTAATCGTGTTATTTAACGATCTTAATATAAAGAAAAAGCCTTGAGAAATCTCAAGGCTTTTTTATTTTTTAGTTAACCGCTGGACAATTACAGTGGTAGCGTTCTCGTCTACAATTAAAGTTAAATCCTAGTGTTATTTGATGGAAACCTCCATTATTAAACACTACAGAATTTGCTTGATAAGAATATGTATAAGCAAACATAAATTGCTTATAATCTATACCTAATATTGGTGTAATGTACTGAAGTTTCTGGCTACTTACACCATTACCCTCGTAATAATCTGCACCATCTAAACTTCTTCTGTAAGATAATCCTCCCCAAAGCTTACCAAATTCCATTTCTTTGTATGCTTTAGCATTTATATCAAATGAAGATTCTTTTGTACCATCTTTATATTGAAACATTACTGATGGCTCGAAAGCCCATGTGCTTCCATATTTAGAAAAAACATATCCTACTGTTCCTAAAAACTGTCTTGGGTTATCGTAAGAGAATAAACCATTCTCGTTAGAGTTTATCCCTTCATTTTTAAGCATATTTTTTACCGTGGCATGAGCATAAAAATCATACAAATGGTAAGAAAAACCAAAATCTAAATTAAAGTTAGTAGCACTTTGGTCTACACCAGCTATAATAGGATCAAAAGGTTCGTTTATAAAAGCACTTTCATCTAATCTATATTGAATAGCTCCTATACTTAAACCAAAAGATAACATATTTAAATCTACTTCACTTCTAGAAAACATAATATGGTGCGCATAGGTTATGTATCCTCCAGTTTGTGAGTGATACCCATTTTTATCGGTATAAAGAATAGCTCCTATACCAGATTGAGAATCGCCAATTCTACCATTAGCACTTGCTGTTAGTAACCTTGGTGCATCATCATCGCCAAACCACTGCTGACGTCCTGTTATTCTAACCTTGGCACAATTAGAAGCTCCAGCCATTGATGGGTGAATTAAATAATAATTGTCGGTTAAGTAGTCTGAGTATATAGGAAGTCCTTCCTGTGATTGTACTAGTTGAAAGCTAAATACAGCTAGTAATAATAAAAACAATCTTTTAAATATCATAATCTAAGGTTTCAGGCAGATTTGTCATTCTATTACCTTATTAAAACTCCTTTTAAGCAATAAAATTATAATCAGATGCCAAATATAAAAAAATTAGTCATTTTCTATAGTACTTTAACAATGTAATACACATGAAAAAAGTGTTTTCCCAAAAAAGACTTAAAAGCCAAATATACACATTATCTTTTTAGTACTTTTGCATAAAATTTATATCTCATGAGTAACTATCACGTTTCCATACAAGAAACTTCCAATAAAGCCATTATAAAGTTTGAATTAAACCAATTTATCACTAAGCATCAAAGTTTTGAATTTAATAACATTGATGAGGCCAAATCATCGCCTTTAGCACAACAGTTATTTTATTTACCTTTTGTAAAAAAGGTATACATTTCAGGAAATTTTATTGCTGTAGAACGCTATAATATTGTTGAATGGAAAGATGTTCAATACGATGTTGCTAAACAAATAGGAGAGTATTTAAACAATGGCGGCATTATTTTAGAAGAAGATGCTGCACCTAAAAAAGTACCTGTTACTGTTTATGCCGAAAGTACGCCTAACCCAAGTGTTATGAAATTTGTAGCGAACAAAAAACTAGTAACTGCACCTTACGAATTCACCTCGATAGACCATGCTAAACTATCACCTCTAGCATCGGCTTTATTTCACTTTCCATTTGTTAAAGAAGTGTTTATTGATGAAAATTATGTTTCTATAAGTAAATATGACATTGCCGAATGGAACGATATTACTATGGAGCTCCGTGAGTTTATTAAAACACACATTGAAGAAGGCAAGGACATTTTACTACCAGAAGCTCCAGAGACTTTAAATAAAACCAACGAAAAGTTAGATCAAAACTTTGAGGCTTTAGATGACACTTCGAAACAAATTGTAAACATTTTAGAAGAATATGTAAAACCAGCTGTACAAAGCGATGGTGGCAATATTATGTTCGAATCTTATAACGCTTCTGACAAAACTGTAAAAGTTGTTTTACAAGGTGCTTGTAGCGGTTGTCCGTCATCCACATTTACCTTAAAAAATGGCATAGAAAATATGCTTAAAGACATGCTAAACGATACCTCTTTAAAAGTGGAAGCTATTAATGGTTAAGTGTGACTTTTTTATTTGGATGGTGTCTAAAAAACAGCTATATTAAATAGCTATTATACATTATTAACCAAATAAAAAATTACATTATGGCAGTATTAAAAGTAATTGAGGTATTGGCCAACTCGGATAAAAGTTGGGAAGATGCTACAAAAAAGGCTGTAAAAGACGCCTCTAAAACAGTAAAAAACATACGTTCGGTTTACGTAAACGAGCAAAGCGCCGTAGTAAATGGCGATGATGTTGTAGAATTTCGTGTAAACGTTAAAATTACATTTGAAGTTAAATAACATACTACTAACACAATAAACTAAAAAGTGCTTTTAAACTAAAGCACTTTTTTTATCATCTTAAAAAAAGAAGCTTAACCTTTATTTAAAGAGGTTGAAAAATCATTCTTATAATTTTATTAATTAATCACTTAAACAAAACACATGGATTTAGAAAAATGGACTGAAAAAGGCCTAAACTTTGCCTCAGAATATGGCATTAAAATTCTGGGAGCCATTCTCATATGGATTATTGGTTCTTGGATTATTAAAAAACTTCTAGGCACTACCAAAAAAATAATGGATAAAAGAGACTTTGATGAAAGTCTAGAGAAATTCCTAATTAACCTTCTTGGCTGGGCATTAAAAATACTTTTAATCCTTGCTATTCTTGCTAAGCTTGGTGTTGAAACAACATCGTTTGCTGCTATTTTAGCTGCTGCTGGTTTGGCAGTTGGTATGGCATTACAAGGATCGTTATCAAACTTTGCTGGAGGCGTTTTAATTATGATTTTTAAACCTATTAAAATAGGTGACTTAATTGAAGCTCAAGGTGAAATAGGTGTGGTAAAAGAAATTGAAATTTTCACCACAAAACTTACAGGACTTTCTAATAAAGAAATCATTATTCCAAATGGAGCGCTTTCTAATGGTAATATTGTTAACTACACAACTGAAGGCACCAGACGTGTTGACCTTGTTTTTGGCGTTGGATATGATTCTGATATTAAAAAAACCAAAGAGGTTTTAATGAATGTATTAACATCTCATCCTAAAGTATTGAAAGACCCTGCTCCTGCGGTTACCGTATTAGAATTAGCAGACAGCTCGGTTAATTTTGCTACAAGACCATGGTGTAAAACTGAAGATTACTGGGATGTTTATTTTGATGTTACCGAAAATGCTAAAGAAGCCTTAGATGCTGCAGGTATTGAAATTCCTTACCCACACAGTGTTGAAATACATAAAGACGCTTAAAGGCTTTAGGCTAATATATTAAGCAAAAAGAGAACGTTAATAACGTTCTCTTTTTTTATTTTTTCTAGCAGCTTTTATTCTTATTTCTTAGATTTTATCGCCACAAAATCCTTTAAATAATACGGTTCAAAATAAGCCACATCTTCAAAGTTGTTTACTTTATACTTTTTATAAGCTATGCTACCCATCTCGTTTGCCGAGGGTAATTTCGCATCAATAAAAACAGCATTAGGATGAGTTATAATGGTTTTTGTTTTCTCCACACCATTACCTATAAAATAAACTTTCTCTTTCTCTAAGTACTCTTGAAAGCTATTTTCTTCTAAAACTTCGGCTTTAATATCACGTGCTAAACTAAAATCGGCATTAAAAACGGCCG carries:
- the murI gene encoding glutamate racemase, which produces MSNKPIGIFDSGVGGTSIWKELHSLLPYENTIYLADSKNAPYGLKGKYNIIKLSIKNVELLLEKDCKLIVVACNTATTNAIKVLRKNYDIPFIGIEPAIKPAALQTKNKAIGILATKGTLSSDLFHNTAALYSNGITIVEQNGNGIVELIEHGKLDSPEMRSLLKEYLSPMIKANIDYLVLGCTHYPYLMPLLLELLPQSIKIIDSGEAVAKQTKAILAQHNLLNNATAKPKNKFYTNSNPIVMQTLLNENFNAEYLDF
- a CDS encoding gamma carbonic anhydrase family protein; this encodes MPVIKPVNNKHPQIPNDCFVAENATVLGEVSLGNECSIWFNAVIRGDVHYIKIGNKVNIQDGAVIHATYQKSPTTIGNNVSIGHNAIVHGCTIHDNVLIGMGSIVMDDCVVESNSIIAAGAVVTQNTRVEAGSIYAGVPARKVKDISEELISGEIDRIANNYVKYSSWFKED
- a CDS encoding type IX secretion system membrane protein PorP/SprF encodes the protein MIFKRLFLLLLAVFSFQLVQSQEGLPIYSDYLTDNYYLIHPSMAGASNCAKVRITGRQQWFGDDDAPRLLTASANGRIGDSQSGIGAILYTDKNGYHSQTGGYITYAHHIMFSRSEVDLNMLSFGLSIGAIQYRLDESAFINEPFDPIIAGVDQSATNFNLDFGFSYHLYDFYAHATVKNMLKNEGINSNENGLFSYDNPRQFLGTVGYVFSKYGSTWAFEPSVMFQYKDGTKESSFDINAKAYKEMEFGKLWGGLSYRRSLDGADYYEGNGVSSQKLQYITPILGIDYKQFMFAYTYSYQANSVVFNNGGFHQITLGFNFNCRRERYHCNCPAVN
- a CDS encoding NifU family protein, which produces MSNYHVSIQETSNKAIIKFELNQFITKHQSFEFNNIDEAKSSPLAQQLFYLPFVKKVYISGNFIAVERYNIVEWKDVQYDVAKQIGEYLNNGGIILEEDAAPKKVPVTVYAESTPNPSVMKFVANKKLVTAPYEFTSIDHAKLSPLASALFHFPFVKEVFIDENYVSISKYDIAEWNDITMELREFIKTHIEEGKDILLPEAPETLNKTNEKLDQNFEALDDTSKQIVNILEEYVKPAVQSDGGNIMFESYNASDKTVKVVLQGACSGCPSSTFTLKNGIENMLKDMLNDTSLKVEAING
- a CDS encoding dodecin family protein, whose amino-acid sequence is MAVLKVIEVLANSDKSWEDATKKAVKDASKTVKNIRSVYVNEQSAVVNGDDVVEFRVNVKITFEVK
- a CDS encoding mechanosensitive ion channel family protein, which codes for MDLEKWTEKGLNFASEYGIKILGAILIWIIGSWIIKKLLGTTKKIMDKRDFDESLEKFLINLLGWALKILLILAILAKLGVETTSFAAILAAAGLAVGMALQGSLSNFAGGVLIMIFKPIKIGDLIEAQGEIGVVKEIEIFTTKLTGLSNKEIIIPNGALSNGNIVNYTTEGTRRVDLVFGVGYDSDIKKTKEVLMNVLTSHPKVLKDPAPAVTVLELADSSVNFATRPWCKTEDYWDVYFDVTENAKEALDAAGIEIPYPHSVEIHKDA